ACAATGGTCTTTGAACATTCTTTCATAAGTTAATTTTATTGCAGAAAGTTCAGCCTTTAGCGCCTTCCATTCCTTTTCACGCTGGCTTTCAATGAACGGTTTTACTAAAACGAAAATTCTTTCAGCACCTTTTATCCTTATGCTGTTATTTTTTACTTCCATGCTTCCGCCATAATGCGTTATCCTTGCAACAGCACCAAATTCAGTTCCATTATCGCTTCGAGCTGATATATACATAAAGAAATTTTCGTACTTGGTCATCAGTCCTTCGGGAAGTTTGGAAATAGCCTGAGGTGTTCTGATGTTGGAACGATCATGAATATCAAAAGAAAAAACAGCTTCTATACCTTTAGGTCCTGTTTTGGTAAATTCATAAGCTATAATATTCGAGGTCATTGACACAAACAACGAACGGTCGTATTTTGTACTACCATCTCTAAAAGATACTATCGCTTCACCAGTTTCTAGATTAAGTATTCGGCTGTATTCTTTAACAGGTTTTTCCAAAGGCATACTAACTTTTAGATCACACAAAGGAAGCGGAACAGCAGGTATAGGTCTATAACCTTTGTTAATAAGTGCATTAGGAAGAATCTCAGCTGCGCGCGTATAATCGCCTTCGTCAGTAGCTCTTCTCAAATCTTTCAGCTTATCAGCTACATCCTGCAAAACACCTGTATAGCCTTGCCACCAAAGATCGCCATGATTGATAAGTATGGTTTCCTTGCCGGCCCCTCCAAAGACTGATGCACCGATTTTACCATTTCCTACGGGCAAGCCCCCGCGCCACAAAGCGCCCCACCATTCTGATGCTTTTTTGAATTTTAAAATAGTCTTGGGTCTTTTGTTGCTTGCCATATGCCCTCCAAAAGCCATTTTTATGCAATAATCTTGATAAAATTATAACATCACAAAACAATCTCGTAAAGAGTAAAACTCTTTTTATATACAAATTTGAGTATATTTTTTAAAAAATTTAGACAATTTTTTTCAATAAATAATAAAAAAAGCGGATAAAAATCCGCTTTAAAAAACAAATTAAATATAATTTATAATATTTCCAAATTCTTATGGAATGCTTTATAAAATTCTGGTGCTGAAGCAAGCGCTTCTTTTATTTCCAAAGAGCAATCCCCTTCAACTTCTGTTTTCATAATTACAGAATCACCCAAAACATCGCATGACAATGTCTTGACAGCTCCGCTCATAGATCGATCAAGGCTTTCTGCTATTCTTAAAATTACACCCAATTTTCTTACAGCAGGCAAATCTTCTTCCTTGAGAATGTCTTTATATTTATTCCATTCTCCGATATTAAGTCCATCTTTTCGATGTGCGCTTGCCACAAATGCTGATAATAATAATTCTCTTTGGGTAAGTCCGTATAGATGAGAATTCAAAATTATATAGAAAGAATGTCTATGATGATCATAATATTTTATTCTCTGACCGCAATCATGCAAAAGTGAGGCTATTCGCAATACCTTGACATATTGTCTAGGGAGTTTATGCAAAACTCTCAATTGCTTGAAAAGCTGCATAGACAGGTTATATACTTGCTCTGCATGGGCAGCGTTTTCATCAAAATATTTAATAATTGTATTTATGCTGTGTCCTAAAATATCTGAAATAGGCTTTTCTGCAGTTGTGGGAACGGCATAATTATACAAAATACCTTCTCTTAAACCGCTTGCACTTATAGTCATTTGAGTGAAATTAGTTACATTCAAAAGTCCTTTTATGCATGACAACGCGCTTATAAATATATCTGCTCTTCCGCTGGACATTCCTTTTATCTTCATGCGCTTTTCATAGTCCAGCACCTTGATCATGTCATATATGTCTATAAAATGTTCTTTAGGTATTACATAATTATGTGCAATTTCCAAAGAATAGCGCTTTAACATTCGGCTAATCTTGCCAAGGTTTCTAAAAGCTCCACCTACTCCTATTAGCTGAACATCGGGATCTAACTGCTTTAGCCATTCAACACGAGCAAGTTGTTCTGTTATAAATACTTCTATCTTCTCTGCCTGCTTTTCTGGAGGCATTGATTCATCATTGAAAAGAGAAGTTAAAGTTATTGAACCAAAAGGAATATTGGCTGTATTGAGAATGTTACGTCTATTATAATGAATAAGCTG
The genomic region above belongs to Clostridia bacterium and contains:
- a CDS encoding Ppx/GppA phosphatase family protein, with product MEKIAVIDLGSNSVRMILANILEGGYFVVFDDIKETVRLGQDMEKDGFLKSSKIAQAIKTLKMFRKLCDAYQVDKIIAVATNAVRRAKNQKSFLDEVYAMCGFKINVLSQEEEAKYIYQGVINSLDIPKGLIIDISGSSTQLIHYNRRNILNTANIPFGSITLTSLFNDESMPPEKQAEKIEVFITEQLARVEWLKQLDPDVQLIGVGGAFRNLGKISRMLKRYSLEIAHNYVIPKEHFIDIYDMIKVLDYEKRMKIKGMSSGRADIFISALSCIKGLLNVTNFTQMTISASGLREGILYNYAVPTTAEKPISDILGHSINTIIKYFDENAAHAEQVYNLSMQLFKQLRVLHKLPRQYVKVLRIASLLHDCGQRIKYYDHHRHSFYIILNSHLYGLTQRELLLSAFVASAHRKDGLNIGEWNKYKDILKEEDLPAVRKLGVILRIAESLDRSMSGAVKTLSCDVLGDSVIMKTEVEGDCSLEIKEALASAPEFYKAFHKNLEIL